The Candidatus Binatia bacterium genome contains the following window.
GGAGTCTCTTTCAGCGCTCCCAGGAGGTGTTCCTGCTCGCCTGCAACACCCTGGCGAGCAAGGATCCGGACAGCCGCACCCCCGACCAGTACCTCCAGGTTCTCCTGGAGCATGGCTTCGACCGCGCGGCGGCGGAGCGCGTGGTGCAGCTCCGCTACGGCCCGTGGGGACCCAGCTTCAGCCAAGCGTTCTTGCGCATCTTCGCGGGCGTGCCGCGGCTCTACGGATTTTCTTCCATCGCGCCAAACGGCGTCGAGACGGCTTCCCGCCTGCGCCGATACTTTCAGTTCATGGGCGACTACAGGCGCTACCTTGACAGGGCGTTCGGCAGCACCGATCCGAACACGCAGCTTTTGGACGCCTTTCGCGGAACCAGCCTGGTGCAGATGTCCGCAATGGCGACTTCCGATCAGCAGGCGGCCGAGCGCGATCTGATCTGCGGCATCTATGACGACACCCGGACCGTGGAAGAACGCCTGCGGATCGTTCACCGCCTGCTCGCCCGGAGCGACTTCCTGGCGTTCCTCCCGACGATCAAGCTGTTTCTGCGGCGCCATCCTCCCGAGCGCTTCGTGGGATTGGCCCGGCACCTCGTGACGGATATGCACGAAGATGCCGCGGCGCGTGACCGCGTGGTCGGTTTACTGTACGTGCTGCACGCGTCAGCGCTGCAGCTGGAGCTGGCCAACCTGGCCCGTTGCCTGGAGTGGATCAGCGGCGATGAATTCCGGCGCCTCGCCGTCGATGCGGCGCGGCAACTGGTCGTGCCGCCGGTGTCGTCCGAGGGCGTGGACGTCCTGTGTGAGACTAGCGAGCGCCAACCCATCGGTGACCAGTTCCGGTCCGAGGATCTTCCCGAGGGCTTGTTCCACGACGCCCAGGGGCTGCGGTTGGTGGCGTGCTTGTCGCCACCCGACGAGCGCGTCAGCCCGCGCCTGGCCGCCGGGCTGGAGAGCCCCGACGTGTGGACACGCGCGTGGGCCACCTTTGCCCTCTCACGACGCCTGCCGCTGGACGATGCCGTCTTGAAGCGGCTGGTGCCTCATTTGGATGACCCTTCCGCGGACGTACGGCAGCGCGTGCGCTCGATCCTCAGCGCGCAGCAAGCAGTTCGTTGAGCCTGCCTTCCTCTTGCCTGCATTATTCATGAACTCGGCTGCGCTTCGCTACGCTGACCACGTAACTATGGCTGGCAGCTACCGTGTGGGTAGCACCGCGATCAAGGCAACCCTCACCCGTGTACGCGAAAGCGTGCAGCCTACACGGGACGATATCCAAATGAGCCGCCAGGGGTAGCCCTGAACGACTCGGAGCTGCGAGTACGCTGCGGCGGTTTGCCATTTTTCTGAAGAAATTATTCAGCCCAGCCTTGAGGCTCAGCTCCGCCTGCTTGAGCCCCCGCTCAACCCGCAGCTTCTTCAGGCGCTGGGCGAACGTGCCATCCGCAAAGACGCTAAAAGGGAGCGAGATTGTAGGGTTGTCCCGATTTAGGTTCGACGATAAACGGGTGTC
Protein-coding sequences here:
- a CDS encoding helix-turn-helix transcriptional regulator, whose protein sequence is DTRLSSNLNRDNPTISLPFSVFADGTFAQRLKKLRVERGLKQAELSLKAGLNNFFRKMANRRSVLAAPSRSGLPLAAHLDIVPCRLHAFAYTGEGCLDRGATHTVAASHSYVVSVAKRSRVHE